In Pseudoalteromonas nigrifaciens, the sequence ACGGCATTAAAGCATTAGGTGAGCTACTCGCTCAAGAGCATGGTTTTGACGTCACATTTATTGACATAGATAACCCAGTATAAATAGTTAAAAATGCAATAAATATAAAATCATCATTAGCTCTCATGGCTTTGGTAAACAATACAAAAAACCATATTAATACATGTGTTAGTGAAGGTTGCGGCTGGGTGGTTTTTACTAAATACAAAGTGACAGGTAAAGCTTAAGCTATAAATCTTAAGCTACTAACCTATGCGGCTATTTTATATTTATGAGCTGCTTTAGATTTAAGTCGTGATCGCGTTTTTGAGGAATGCTTGAAGCCGTTTTTCTATAACTAGAAACTTTAGAGCCTCGAATATAAGTAATGAGAGGAGTCACTTTTGAGCGAAATGAAAATATTTGGTCTTTTTTTAATTACGGCTTTGGCAGAAATTATTGGCTGTTATTTACCATACCTTTGGTTGCGTGAGGGGAAATCGGTTTGGTTACTGGTTCCTGCAGCCCTAAGCTTGGCTATATTTGCTTGGTTATTGTCGTTGCATCCAGCCGCTGCAGGTAGGGTTTATGCTGCTTATGGTGGCGTGTATATTTTCATGGCTATTTTGTGGTTGTGGGCTGTTGATGGTATTCGTCCAACTACATGGGATCTTGTGGGGTCTGGTGTAGCACTTGTAGGTATGGCTATAATAATGTTTGCTCCACGTAGCGTATAACAATAGTATCAGAGGTGGTAGTTTCCATCACGGAAAATAAAAAACACCTATTTTAAGGTTTGTAATTGCAGCGTAGTTAGTAAAGCTGCACATATCCGGAAATTACCATGTCTAAATCAGTTCAACCGCACATTAAAAATGTAGCTCTAATCGTTAAAAGCTACGATGGTGCTATCGCGTTGTATACTAAAAAACTTCAATTTACACTCCTCGAAGATACTGATTTAGGTGGCGGGAAGCGCTGAGTTTAGGTTTATCTTCCCTATTCTAATGGTACGAATTTACTAGGAGCACAAACGAGCAGACACAAGCTGTTGGTAACCAAACCGGTGGACGTGTTTTCTTATTTTTACAGACCAACGATTTCTGGCGAGACTATGAGCTAATGAAAGCAAATGATGTTGTATTTAATGAAGAGCCATGAGTTGAAGAGTATGGCGCAGTAGTGTTTTTTCAAGACCTATATAGTAATAAATGGGATTTACTGCAACTCAACAGCACAACCAAATAGTATGCACTTAACAATAGACTATAGGAACAACAGCTGTTTTCACCATATACTTAATCTGGCAGCATCTAAGCCAATAAATTTAAAAAATTAAGAACCGATAAAAATTATGAGCACTGAAAATATTTCTCAAAAAACCGCTAGCTTATTCCCATGGCTGATTATGATCTTGATGTCGTCAGTGACCTTTGTAGGGATATTATCGGAGCTGATGCCCTCAGGTGTTATGCCTTTAATGATGGCCGATCTCAATATTAGTGAGATGCAAACAGGTAATTTGGTGGGCTACTACGCCATTGCTTCAGCGATATTTGCAATTCCGCTCATTTCAATGACGATGCAATTTAATCGCAAGCACTTACTGCTGATTTTGTTGAGTGGCTTTGCCGTTTCAAACATTGTGGTTGGGCTGATTGATAATTATAACGTTATTATTTTTCTTAGAATTATCGGAGGCATTTGTGCAGGTGTGATGTGGCCAATGATTGCAGCTTACGGTATGCGACTGGTAGATGAGGAACATCATGGCAAGTCTATTGCGGTTATTATGGCAGGCACCACGCTCGGAATTAGTCTTGGTATGCCCATAATGACCACTATTGGCAATGAATATGGCTGGCGAAGTGAGTTTATTGGCTTTGGGCTGGTTATTATTGCTATTGCAGTTATTAGCTTTTTTGCTTTGCCTTCTACGCCCGGTGAAAAGCTGAGCAAAAGCTCCTCACCTTTTGCGGTATTAACAAATCCAGCTGTACTAGTTATTCTTGTGCTTACCTTGCTTGGTGTAACCGCACATTATGGTGCCTATGTTTACATTACAAGCCTGGTTGAGGAAATTGGTTTAGCTGGTGGGATTGAAAGTGCTTTATTGTTTTTTGGTATAGGTTCGATGATTTCTGTTTTTTTAGCTATAAAACTTATCGATAAATACCTGCGGCTATTAACAATAACCATGTTTGCATTACTTATTGTTTCTATGCTCACATTACTAATGTTTGGCAAAGTAAAAGGTGTAGGGCATTTTGCTTTTTTTATCTGGGGTCTTTCATTTGGTCCCTTAGTCACTTTAATGCAGGCCGCCGTTAGCAGGCAGGTAAAAAATGCTAAAGATGTTGCTACTTCAGTTCAGTCCTCGGTATTTAATTTATCCGTTATGATCGCATCTTCTGTTGCTGGGCTGCTGCTGGGGATTTATTCACCTATGAGCTTGGTGTACTTTGCCGTTGCTTTATCTATTCCGGGTATTATTATCTCATTTTTTGCGAAAAAAACTTTAAGTAAAGTGTTTTAGAAAAACTTATTGATACTAAGAAAATAAAATCTATACAGTTAAAGTGAAGTGGCCAATTGAAAGGTAGTGTAACTAATATTACTCCCTCTAGTGCCGGATGATGATGGTTATAGTTATAGCTTGTTCATGCAGCAAAATGGCCTAAAGTGAGCTCCCTATGTATCTGCTTTAGCATTTGGAATTTGACTCTAAGCGCGATGGAAAGTCACTGCTTGTTGCTTAACAAAGTAATCAAAGCTGTCTTTGGTAAGTGCACTAACACGTGTAACTTTGTGGGATGTTATGTGGCGCATTGGCAAAAGTGTTATAAATTAACAAAACCGGACACCTATTTAAGTAATCCGGTTTAATACACTATTTGTAATTTACTGTGTTGAACTTACGTTAAAGTGCTTCTGGGTCTATCCAACGGCGCATGCTGATCCACGCTTTACCCACTACCTCATGGCTGTATTGTGTTACTACATGCAAAGCTTGGGCATTTGGTACGAGTTGTTTGTGCCAAGGTAATACAGCAAAGTTATGATAATCAGTTGCCGCTGTTATTACCTCAACACCTTGGGCGTTAAATAAATCTTTTGCGCGCGGCATATGTAAAACTGAAGTAACCAATGCCACTTTGTAGTCAACTAATGTGGGGGCTAATAATCTTGCTTCGGCTGGGGTATCCATAGCCGCTGGATTTTGCACTAAGCGATTTTTATTAATGCCTAAATTTATTGCTGTGTTATACATTAAGCTACTATTAGTGACTTTTTGGTATCCGCCGCCCGATACAATAAGTTGTGCATTTGGGTAGAGTTTGGCTAGCTTTATGCCTTCGACTAAACGAGTAAGTGCGCAGTTGCCAAGTTGGTTATTAGCACTTAAAGCCGTGTTGGGGTTAATGTCGCAACCGAGTACGACTATTTTGTCAATTTTTGGCTGTTTTAATGAATTAAATGCCAGTGCGGGTGACTCGTTATTTTTTATAATTAGGTTAGCAACCAGCGGTGTGCTGACTAAAAGCAGCGCCGCTAAGCTTATAAAAGATAAAAATAAAGCAGATCTTTTACCTCTAAATGCCAAAAGTAGCATAATAAGGGCAAATAGACCCAATAAAGGCAGTGGCATTAATAAACCACCCAATAATTTTTTAATGGCAAACATAATGAGTAATATAAAAAGCTAAGTTAGCTTTATATTACTCATGTGTAAGATGTTTATCGACCGTTATTTAACTTACAGGTATTTAAAAAGTGACGATAAACAGGGTTGTCTTTCATTTCTTTTTTCATCGCTAAATACATAGGGCGAGTTAAGCCTAATGCTCCTAGCGGAATTGACTTAATTAATCCTTGGCTTTCGTAAGGTGTAACCAGCCAGTCGGGTAATGCAGCCACGCCCATGCCCGCACTAACGAGTTGAAAAATAAGTAATCCCTGGTCAACTGTTTTAAGTGTGCCATCAAAACGGGCATTTTGAATAAAGTGTTTAAAAATATCTTGGCGTTCGCGCGGAATAGGGTAGGAAATAATAGTTTCGTTTTTTAAATCAAGCGCAGTTACATAGGCTTTTTTAGCAAGATCATGGTCGGGGGCAACAATGAGCTTTAATTTAAAGTCGAATAAATGGGCGTATTCTAGCTGGTCGGGTTCGCGTATATCTGAGGTGAGCACTAGGTCAAGTTCATCACTTAATAAATCAGGGATGGCGTCGTAGCTAAAACCGCGTTCGTAATCAATTTTTATATCGGGCCAAAAGTTATTAAATTCTTTAATTGTTGGCAATAACCAATGAAAGCACGCATGGCACTCAACACTTAAGCGCATTTGTGAAATAGGCTGGTTTAAACTTTCTTTTAAGCGGCACTTGGTTGCTTCTACTTTTGGTAATATTTCGTGGGCTAATTCAAGTAATAGCATACCTTGGGGGGTAAATCGTACTGGTTGGGTTTTTCTCTCGAACAATTGGCAGTCTAATTTGTTCTCTAAATCTTTGATTTGATGTGATAAAGCCGATTGCGTTAAAAATAACTCACGTGCGGTATTAACCAAAGATCCCGTTTCTTTTAAGGTAGCAATGGTTTTTAAGTGTTTAAGACCAATCATCTTTAAAAATTCTCATGAAAAAGGTGAGTTTAACTCAGAGTAAGCACATATTACGCTTTTACAAAAAACGTTTCAACGTCTAGAAGGCTGTTAATTGTGTTTTATTAGTAACCTCTATGCTTAACATTAAGTTTTTTAATCATGAAAGTCATTTTAAAATAGATTTGATGGGTTTTGCATGAGTTTAGCTCATGTTGGGTTTTGGTGTGATTACTAAAAATATTGTGGGCGAGCATGGATTTATTACAAAGGTTTGAAATGTTGATTACCCGAATGACACTGACCAAGTGTATTAGGATATTAATACAGCTAAGATGCCCAGTATTGCATGGATAAAAAGCAATTATTCACAAAGCAGCTAAAGCACCGGTTGCGCGTTTGTGGATAAATCCAGATTGTGGT encodes:
- a CDS encoding YnfA family protein codes for the protein MKIFGLFLITALAEIIGCYLPYLWLREGKSVWLLVPAALSLAIFAWLLSLHPAAAGRVYAAYGGVYIFMAILWLWAVDGIRPTTWDLVGSGVALVGMAIIMFAPRSV
- a CDS encoding MFS transporter, which produces MSTENISQKTASLFPWLIMILMSSVTFVGILSELMPSGVMPLMMADLNISEMQTGNLVGYYAIASAIFAIPLISMTMQFNRKHLLLILLSGFAVSNIVVGLIDNYNVIIFLRIIGGICAGVMWPMIAAYGMRLVDEEHHGKSIAVIMAGTTLGISLGMPIMTTIGNEYGWRSEFIGFGLVIIAIAVISFFALPSTPGEKLSKSSSPFAVLTNPAVLVILVLTLLGVTAHYGAYVYITSLVEEIGLAGGIESALLFFGIGSMISVFLAIKLIDKYLRLLTITMFALLIVSMLTLLMFGKVKGVGHFAFFIWGLSFGPLVTLMQAAVSRQVKNAKDVATSVQSSVFNLSVMIASSVAGLLLGIYSPMSLVYFAVALSIPGIIISFFAKKTLSKVF
- a CDS encoding YdcF family protein produces the protein MFAIKKLLGGLLMPLPLLGLFALIMLLLAFRGKRSALFLSFISLAALLLVSTPLVANLIIKNNESPALAFNSLKQPKIDKIVVLGCDINPNTALSANNQLGNCALTRLVEGIKLAKLYPNAQLIVSGGGYQKVTNSSLMYNTAINLGINKNRLVQNPAAMDTPAEARLLAPTLVDYKVALVTSVLHMPRAKDLFNAQGVEVITAATDYHNFAVLPWHKQLVPNAQALHVVTQYSHEVVGKAWISMRRWIDPEAL
- a CDS encoding LysR family transcriptional regulator, with amino-acid sequence MIGLKHLKTIATLKETGSLVNTARELFLTQSALSHQIKDLENKLDCQLFERKTQPVRFTPQGMLLLELAHEILPKVEATKCRLKESLNQPISQMRLSVECHACFHWLLPTIKEFNNFWPDIKIDYERGFSYDAIPDLLSDELDLVLTSDIREPDQLEYAHLFDFKLKLIVAPDHDLAKKAYVTALDLKNETIISYPIPRERQDIFKHFIQNARFDGTLKTVDQGLLIFQLVSAGMGVAALPDWLVTPYESQGLIKSIPLGALGLTRPMYLAMKKEMKDNPVYRHFLNTCKLNNGR